One Mangifera indica cultivar Alphonso chromosome 4, CATAS_Mindica_2.1, whole genome shotgun sequence genomic region harbors:
- the LOC123214162 gene encoding protein CRABS CLAW isoform X1 — MSLEENISMDLQVQPSEHLCYVRCNFCNTVLAVGIPCKRLLDTVTVKCGHCSNLSFLSTRPPQQAPCHQMSLTFQEKQSFCQDLKLGNSSSSSSSTSSEPLSPKAPFVVKPPEKKHRLPSAYNRFMKEEIQRIKAANPEIPHREAFSTAAKNWARYIPNSLTGSTSGSNNNGLGVAGMK; from the exons ATGAGCTTAGAGGAAAACATCTCCATGGACTTGCAAGTTCAACCCTCTGAGCATCTCTGCTACGTTCGCTGCAATTTCTGCAACACTGTTCTTGCG GTTGGGATTCCATGCAAACGATTGCTTGACACAGTGACAGTGAAATGTGGCCATTGCAGTAACCTCTCCTTTCTCAGCACGAGACCTCCACAGCAAGCTCCCTGTCACCAAATGAGTCTCACTTTTCAG GAGAAGCAGAGCTTTTGCCAAGATTTAAAACTGGGaaattcatcttcatcctcttcATCAACTTCCAGTGAGCCACTGTCCCCAAAAGCACCATTTGTTGTAAAAC CACCTGAGAAGAAACACAGGCTTCCATCAGCCTACAACAGGTTCATGAA gGAGGAGATACAGCGTATTAAAGCGGCCAATCCTGAGATACCACATCGAGAAGCTTTTAGCACTGCAGCCAAAAAT TGGGCTAGGTACATTCCTAATTCGCTAACCGGGTCTACGTCTGGAAGCAATAACAAT ggtttgggtgtTGCAGGAATGAAGTAA
- the LOC123214162 gene encoding protein CRABS CLAW isoform X2 produces MSLEENISMDLQVQPSEHLCYVRCNFCNTVLAVGIPCKRLLDTVTVKCGHCSNLSFLSTRPPQQAPCHQMSLTFQEKQSFCQDLKLGNSSSSSSSTSSEPLSPKAPFVVKPPEKKHRLPSAYNRFMKEEIQRIKAANPEIPHREAFSTAAKNWARYIPNSLTGSTSGSNNNE; encoded by the exons ATGAGCTTAGAGGAAAACATCTCCATGGACTTGCAAGTTCAACCCTCTGAGCATCTCTGCTACGTTCGCTGCAATTTCTGCAACACTGTTCTTGCG GTTGGGATTCCATGCAAACGATTGCTTGACACAGTGACAGTGAAATGTGGCCATTGCAGTAACCTCTCCTTTCTCAGCACGAGACCTCCACAGCAAGCTCCCTGTCACCAAATGAGTCTCACTTTTCAG GAGAAGCAGAGCTTTTGCCAAGATTTAAAACTGGGaaattcatcttcatcctcttcATCAACTTCCAGTGAGCCACTGTCCCCAAAAGCACCATTTGTTGTAAAAC CACCTGAGAAGAAACACAGGCTTCCATCAGCCTACAACAGGTTCATGAA gGAGGAGATACAGCGTATTAAAGCGGCCAATCCTGAGATACCACATCGAGAAGCTTTTAGCACTGCAGCCAAAAAT TGGGCTAGGTACATTCCTAATTCGCTAACCGGGTCTACGTCTGGAAGCAATAACAAT GAATGA